One Littorina saxatilis isolate snail1 linkage group LG1, US_GU_Lsax_2.0, whole genome shotgun sequence genomic window carries:
- the LOC138967809 gene encoding uncharacterized protein: protein MHYNRVPYAADTVSGHSVFVTQPPIGRFSAPSSASTGSQARPTASSGSAGNQTGSASTGSQAIHTTSPGSAGNQTGSVSPVSSAFTGSQARHANAGLSANQSVPTTSSTRPKNAHAPSVFSSPKMGQAAPGISASSARGTGTARTTGLAKKTSPCAGKKTSKLDAVGTILQGFNNLCPNHFVGNAASYFQSIITRSKQDNQPSQPSQHSIWTPEPQPATAPDPVYDSDVRDDFAQHHVLTNLQALGHKRGEVMFILSQLNFADYFNKPTYAAAAKRIPRLANLPKSHRQGDFDVMVFHRHHGILLGELKSVGKNHAELHKTQADSDADVAKRVEKAAKQLDKSETVIKHLVKDIASGLTVKKSIFLPYVRSAQLQRVLASNPNLERMVCQSLGAVNAADATQLCLCSEQLSDPDSYWRVTPEVLLRLDTWWQNRVACTVDPLLHDQLYLEIVTRFVGPATTVNVHCNAAPRVEVRTEGEAVSELGQRVARLILTLQQLDLLHLGPQHVWITGPPGTGKTLVLVLRGLWCLRHGHNVHIVSVVQGHLGVAHVIYNQLQMTVANDPPSTLGSVYLHTYALQERPWDCWPMILSLGRHLTSGKRMFVILDDVLINPGNNFPQIAQVLHQAFNNHPKAAHVSLWVSSMQFIRGAIPGAFPVVNFTQPMRCAPAVQREVEPGLKHCKTLGYSRKAMSAPGDGLEIVRLRHSGTGHTSLWPVDCYPCGVQIANVLRRQFNVSNAGQHALPTSPPPLEYNDVFILTRSSQLWDDIKDDKGRLTSPACALVRGLRDGGLPILVLDRASRDNEGWQKDMADTALARSNVVTITHSWAVRGLERKLVVWIPGRKLEGDPSEGDADCNLNKNLPDAEERLLAKSRCTTQLVIVELGQAEEPLQEPDLD, encoded by the exons ATGCACTACAATAGAGTGCCATACGCCGCGGATACTGTGTCCGGTCATTCTGTATTTGTGACGCAGCCCCCAATTGGCAGGTTTTCTGCTCCCAGCAGTGCTTCCACTGGGTCGCAAGCACGCCCCACCGCATCTTCTGGTTCAGCGGGTAACCAGACTGGCAGTGCTTCCACTGGGTCGCAAGCAATTCACACCACATCCCCTGGTTCAGCGGGTAACCAGACTGGCAGTGTTTCGCCCGTCAGCAGTGCTTTCACTGGGTCCCAAGCACGTCACGCAAATGCAGGTCTATCGGCCAACCAGAGTGTCCCCACCACATCTAGCACCAGGCCCAAGAATGCCCATGCTCCAAGTGTGTTCAGTTCACCTAAGATGGGCCAGGCGGCGCCCGGTATCTCAGCATCTAGCGCTAGAGGGACAGGAACAGCAAGAACGACAGGACTAGCCAAAAAGACCAGTCCCTGTGCTGGTAAGAAGACGTCAAAACTAGATGCTGTTGGCACTATACTGCAAGGTTTCAACAACTTGTGCCCAAACCACTTTGTGGGCAACGCTGCTTCCTATTTTCAGAGTATCATCACTCGCTCAAAGCAGGACAACCAGCCTAGTCAGCCGTCCCAGCACAGTATATGGACTCCTGAACCACAGCCTGCTACAGCACCAGACCCTGTGTATGACAGCGACGTTCGTGATGACTTTGCGCAGCATCACGTACTGACCAACCTTCAGGCACTGGGGCATAAACGTGGAGAGGTCATGTTCATCCTGTCCCAGCTGAACTTTGCTGACTATTTCAACAAGCCGACCTACGCAGCGGCTGCCAAGCGCATCCCACGACTGGCTAACCTGCCCAAGTCTCACCGTCAGGGGGACTTTGACGTCATGGTCTTTCACCGACATCACGGGATCCTGCTGGGCGAGCTGAAGTCCGTGGGAAAGAATCACGCTGAACTGCACAAGACGCAAGCCGACTCTGACGCTGATGTTGCCAAGAGAGTTGAAAAGGCAGCCAAGCAGCTGGACAAGTCAGAGACCGTAATTAAACACCTCGTGAAGGACATCGCATCTGGTTTGACCGTGAAGAAATCAATCTTCCTCCCCTACGTTAGGAGTGCTCAGCTGCAGAGGGTCCTGGCAAGCAATCCAAATTTAGAACGG ATGGTATGCCAGAGCCTGGGAGCTGTGAATGCTGCGGACGCCACACAGCTGTGTCTGTGCTCAGAGCAGCTGTCGGACCCTGACAGCTACTGGCGCGTGACGCCCGAGGTCCTGTTGCGATTGGACACGTGGTGGCAGAACAGAGTGGCCTGCACTGTGGATCCTCTGCTGCATGATCAGCTCTACCTGGAGATTGTTACCAG ATTTGTCGGGCCAGCCACAACGGTGAATGTCCACTGCAATGCCGCCCCTCGGGTTGAGGTCCGCACTGAAGGGGAGGCGGTGTCCGAACTGGGGCAGAGAGTGGCGCGTCTCATCCTCACTCTACAGCAACTTGACCTCCTTCACTTGGGACCGCAGCATGTCTGGATCACGGGACCTCCAGGCACCGGGAAAACCCTCGTGCTGGTGCTCAGAGGTTTGTGGTGTCTTCGCCATGGTCACAACGTTCACATCGTAAGTGTGGTTCAAGGTCACCTCGGTGTTGCGCACGTGATCTACAACCAGCTTCAAATGACCGTTGCCAACGACCCGCCATCGACCCTCGGCAGCGTGTATCTGCACACTTACGCCCTGCAGGAGCGGCCTTGGGATTGCTGGCCAATGATTTTAAGCCTGGGACGACACTTGACATCGGGTAAACGGATGTTCGTTATCCTGGATGACGTGCTGATTAACCCCGG CAACAATTTCCCCCAGATCGCTCAAGTGTTGCACCAGGCGTTCAACAACCACCCGAAAGCCGCCCACGTATCTCTGTGGGTCAGCAGCATGCAGTTCATCCGTGGCGCCATCCCTGGGGCCTTCCCCGTGGTCAACTTCACCCAGCCCATGCGCTGCGCTCCGGCCGTTCAGCGTGAGGTCGAGCCTGGCCTGAAGCACTGCAAGACCCTCGGATACAGTAGGAAGGCTATGTCCGCTCCTGGCGACGGATTGGAGATCGTCCGGTTGCGTCATTCGGGAACAGGTCACACCTCACTGTGGCCCGTCGACTGCTATCCGTGTGGCGTTCAGATCGCCAATGTCCTCCGTCGTCAGTTCAATGTTAGCAATGCAG GTCAACATGCCTTACCAACCAGCCCTCCACCCCTGGAGTACAATGACGTCTTCATCCTGACCAGGAGCTCGCAACTGTGGGATGACATCAAGGATGACAAAGGTAGACTGACGTCACCAGCGTGCGCCCTTGTGCGCGGCCTTCGTGATGGGGGTCTGCCTATTCTGGTTCTGGACCGAGCGTCACGTGACAACGAAGGCTGGCAGAAGGACATGGCCGACACAGCCCTGGCCAGAAGCAACGTCGTCACCATCACGCACTCATGGGCAGTGCGCGGACTGGAGCGCAAACTTGTGGTCTGGATCCCAGGCCGCAAACTTGAAGGAGACCCATCGGAAGGGGACGCTGACTGCAACCTGAATAAAAATCTCCCCGATGCCGAGGAGAGGCTGCTGGCCAAGTCCCGCTGTACCACGCAGCTGGTGATAGTAGAACTGGGGCAGGCAGAGGAGCCCCTGCAAGAACCGGACCTCGATTAG